A window from Setaria italica strain Yugu1 chromosome VIII, Setaria_italica_v2.0, whole genome shotgun sequence encodes these proteins:
- the LOC101754290 gene encoding anthocyanidin 3-O-glucosyltransferase — protein sequence MPGGGRKDAATGEAIHVVMLPWLAFGHISPFAQLARKLFSVEGGHIRVTFLTADGNLPRVQAMLAPAVGAAAVVPLHLPHVPGLPEGAASTAELLKVAFDGTRDQVSALLSELRPDAALIDFATPWVTDIAAPLGIKVLHFSVFSAVARAYNVVLARRLHGAVPSAGDPMAAPSGFPKGSALATIPPYQAAGFTYLFTSFYGQPCVYDRVIAGIKACDAIVVKTCVEMEGPYISYLSAQFGRPVLLAGPVVPEPLQGHLDERWASWLSSFPENSVVFASFGSEMFLPAAAATELLLGLEATNRPFLAVLNFPKGADTEAELRARIPPGFEERVKGRGAVHTGWVQQQHILQHQSVGCYVNHAGFSSVVEGLVAGCRLVLLPMKGDQYLNAALLVRELQVGVEVARRDEDGWFGRQDVSDAVALAMAEGGDGDGRKWREFLTDDAVQKRFARDFVRQLKELVRAA from the coding sequence ATGCCgggtggaggaagaaaagatGCCGCCACCGGCGAAGCTATTCACGTCGTGATGCTCCCCTGGCTCGCCTTCGGCCATATCAGCCCGTTCGCGCAGCTGGCGCGGAAGCTGTTCTCCGTCGAGGGCGGGCACATCCGCGTGACGTTCCTGACGGCCGACGGGAACCTGCCGCGCGTGCAGGCCATGCTGGCGCCGGccgtcggcgcggcggccgtcgtGCCGCTACACCTGCCCCACGTGCCGGGGCTACCCGAGGGAGCCGCCAGCACGGCCGAGCTCCTCAAGGTCGCCTTCGACGGCACTCGGGACCAGGTGTCGGCGCTGTTGTCCGAGCTCCGCCCGGACGCcgcgctgatcgacttcgccaCCCCGTGGGTCACCGACATCGCCGCACCTCTTGGCATCAAGGTGCTCCACTTCAGCGTGTTCTCAGCCGTCGCCCGCGCCTACAACGTCGTCCTGGCGCGCCGCCTCCATGGGGCGGTCCCGTCGGCCGGTGACCCCATGGCCGCCCCTTCCGGTTTTCCCAAGGGCTCCGCGCTAGCCACCATTCCGCCCTACCAGGCCGCCGGCTTCACCTACCTGTTCACCAGCTTCTACGGCCAGCCCTGCGTCTACGACCGTGTGATCGCCGGCATCAAGGCCTGCGATGCCATCGTGGTAAAGACCTGCGTGGAGATGGAGGGCCCCTACATAAGTTACCTCTCTGCCCAGTTCGGCAGGCCAGTGCTTCTCGCCGGACCCGTCGTGCCGGAGCCGCTGCAGGGCCATCTCGATGAGCGGTGGGCCAGCTGGCTCTCCTCGTTCCCGGAGAACtccgtcgtcttcgcctcgttCGGCAGCGAGATGTTCctaccggcagcggcggcgacagagcttCTCCTCGGCCTCGAGGCCACCAACCGGCCGTTCCTCGCCGTGCTCAACTTCCCCAAGGGAGCGGACAcggaagcggagctccgggcaCGGATCCCGCCGGGGTTCGAGGAGAGGGTGAAGGGGAGAGGCGCGGTGCACACGGGGtgggtgcagcagcagcacatccTGCAGCACCAGAGCGTCGGGTGCTACGTGAACCACGCCGGGTTCAGCTCCGTCGTGGAGGGCCTCGTAGCCGGTTGCCGGCTGGTGCTGCTGCCGATGAAGGGCGACCAGTACCTCAACGCGGCGCTGCTCGTGCGAGAGTTGCAGGTTGGGGTGGAGGTGGCGCGCCGCGACGAGGACGGCTGGTTCGGACGCCAGGACGTGAGCGATGCGGTTGCCTTGGCGATGGCGGAGGGAGGGGATGGGGACGGGAGGAAGTGGAGGGAGTTCTTGACGGACGACGCCGTTCAGAAGAGGTTCGCCAGGGACTTCGTCCGGCAGCTCAAGGAGCTCGTCAGGGCAGCCTGA